The Longimicrobiaceae bacterium genome has a segment encoding these proteins:
- a CDS encoding acetyl-CoA carboxylase carboxyltransferase subunit alpha, protein MATVAHLDFEKAIAEVEQQIERLQDLARERGLDVSAELRSLERKLHSLKRDVYRKLTPLERVMVARHPSRPYTLDFVARAFTDWVELHGDRGFRDDGSIVGGWARLEGESVMLIGHQKGRDMNENLRRNFGMAHPEGYRKALRLMKLAEKFRRPVITMIDTMGAYPGIGAEERGQAEAIARNLRAMAALRVPTISVVIGEGGSGGALGIGVTDRILMLENSVYSVISPEGCAAILWKSNSERDKAAAALKITAPDLAQLGVIDEIVPEPAGGAHSDWDRTAENLREALVRHLGELQSLSLEELLEKRRAKYLAMGEWHAA, encoded by the coding sequence GTGGCAACCGTTGCCCATCTTGATTTCGAGAAGGCCATCGCCGAGGTCGAGCAGCAGATCGAACGACTGCAAGACCTCGCTCGGGAGCGCGGGCTGGACGTTTCGGCGGAGCTGCGCTCCCTCGAGCGCAAGCTGCACTCGCTGAAGCGCGACGTCTACCGCAAGCTGACGCCGCTCGAGCGCGTGATGGTCGCCCGTCATCCGTCGCGTCCCTACACGCTGGATTTCGTCGCGCGCGCCTTCACCGATTGGGTCGAGCTGCACGGTGATCGGGGCTTCCGCGACGACGGGTCCATCGTGGGCGGATGGGCGCGCCTCGAGGGCGAATCGGTCATGCTCATCGGCCATCAGAAGGGCCGTGACATGAACGAAAACCTGCGGCGCAACTTCGGGATGGCCCACCCGGAGGGATATCGCAAGGCCCTCCGGTTGATGAAGCTCGCGGAGAAATTCCGTCGCCCGGTGATCACGATGATCGACACCATGGGCGCCTATCCCGGCATCGGCGCGGAGGAGCGTGGCCAGGCCGAGGCCATCGCCCGCAACCTGCGCGCGATGGCGGCCTTGCGCGTGCCCACGATCAGCGTGGTGATCGGCGAGGGCGGCTCCGGTGGGGCGCTCGGCATCGGGGTGACGGACCGGATTCTCATGCTGGAGAATAGCGTCTACTCCGTCATCTCCCCCGAGGGCTGCGCGGCCATTCTCTGGAAGTCCAACAGCGAGCGCGACAAGGCCGCGGCCGCGCTGAAGATCACCGCGCCCGACCTTGCTCAGCTCGGCGTGATCGACGAAATCGTGCCGGAACCTGCGGGCGGCGCGCACTCGGACTGGGATCGTACCGCCGAGAACCTCCGCGAGGCACTCGTCCGCCACCTGGGTGAGCTGCAGTCGCTCTCCCTGGAAGAGTTGCTGGAGAAGCGTCGCGCGAAGTACCTCGCCATGGGCGAGTGGCACGCTGCCTGA